A genomic window from Leptospira fletcheri includes:
- a CDS encoding DUF2079 domain-containing protein — protein MGTRLFDRKYRLGKRRIVVFSAGFLYSGFLSFLQYTTLGLGWHDAGMQLQVLSSCPTAMGCLWSYDWGANFLSVHASPILFAISLFVSPLPYVEWLLVLGCSGFACGIALLDLFFERICGKGNVSLLLTFSFLSSPYVTATLLYLHYEILLLPLTVLFVLSVLDKRKIPAFLSFFGLLLLKEDGWMYAVSALFLLVGRVGWKELVLYAVFALVYLFGGVLFLLPKIHPPLLPLFREHWGLEPIEFFMRTLVHPQTVFVKIFTGPGKFLWFSVLALPFLTWRSLPGFAIGFLWLSAASPDRAGLSYFYGFGPTLLLFLSLPFAYRNGRKISDRFSFPKFFPTIPFVALFLFSLLCTMFPNASLSRSPNLPGVLSAMEGRGQNSAVLKKLREFRSLEEKNTFASFQIAAYLYHGQELKIPYKDWILVRDGIWAPGLVVLDSLGEEPLLPPHSAENMIRFFDQNGNYERLSGLPPGLSAWKRIRLPVNRRSD, from the coding sequence GTGGGAACGCGACTCTTCGACCGAAAATACCGCTTAGGAAAAAGGCGAATCGTCGTTTTTTCCGCAGGTTTCTTGTATTCCGGCTTTTTGTCCTTTCTGCAATATACGACCCTAGGGTTAGGGTGGCACGACGCGGGAATGCAACTGCAAGTCCTGTCTTCCTGTCCTACAGCGATGGGATGTCTGTGGTCCTACGATTGGGGGGCGAATTTTCTTTCCGTTCACGCGTCTCCGATCCTATTCGCGATCTCCTTATTCGTTTCTCCGCTTCCCTATGTGGAATGGCTGCTCGTTCTCGGATGTTCGGGTTTCGCGTGCGGAATCGCGCTTCTGGATCTTTTTTTCGAAAGAATCTGCGGGAAAGGAAACGTTTCCCTCTTACTTACGTTCTCCTTCCTTTCGAGTCCCTATGTGACCGCTACGCTTTTGTACTTACATTACGAAATTCTTTTGCTTCCTCTTACGGTTCTTTTCGTCCTGTCGGTACTGGATAAGAGGAAAATTCCGGCTTTCTTATCGTTCTTCGGATTGCTCCTTTTGAAGGAGGACGGATGGATGTACGCGGTTTCCGCCCTGTTTTTATTGGTAGGCAGGGTAGGGTGGAAGGAGTTGGTCCTGTATGCGGTCTTCGCGCTGGTCTATCTGTTCGGAGGCGTTCTATTCTTACTTCCTAAAATACATCCTCCTTTGTTGCCTTTATTTCGGGAACACTGGGGTCTGGAACCGATCGAATTTTTCATGCGGACCTTGGTACACCCGCAAACCGTCTTTGTGAAAATCTTTACCGGGCCCGGAAAATTCCTGTGGTTCAGCGTTCTCGCCCTTCCGTTTCTGACCTGGAGATCTTTGCCGGGTTTTGCGATCGGCTTTTTATGGCTGAGCGCGGCTTCTCCCGATCGGGCCGGACTTTCCTACTTTTACGGATTCGGTCCTACCCTTCTTTTATTCCTGAGTCTTCCTTTTGCCTATCGAAATGGCCGAAAAATCTCGGATCGTTTTTCCTTTCCGAAGTTCTTTCCGACGATTCCCTTTGTGGCTCTGTTCCTCTTTTCCCTCTTATGTACGATGTTTCCGAATGCTAGCCTTTCTAGAAGTCCGAATTTGCCCGGGGTTTTGTCTGCGATGGAAGGGAGAGGTCAAAATTCGGCGGTCCTAAAAAAGTTACGCGAATTCCGGTCCTTAGAAGAGAAGAACACGTTCGCTTCTTTCCAAATTGCAGCCTATCTTTATCACGGTCAGGAGCTGAAAATTCCGTACAAAGACTGGATCCTTGTCCGCGACGGGATTTGGGCTCCGGGTTTGGTGGTATTGGATTCCCTTGGGGAAGAACCTCTCCTGCCTCCACACAGTGCGGAGAATATGATCCGCTTTTTTGACCAAAACGGAAATTACGAAAGGCTTTCGGGTCTGCCTCCGGGCCTAAGCGCTTGGAAAAGAATCCGGCTGCCGGTCAACCGCAGGTCCGACTAA
- a CDS encoding protein kinase has translation MKFRPEELKELIRDAAEGEKFPLAKLITELEKPNSFEFRKLLFDTLEKSDFSGNSSLTVGLTGTPGAGKSSLLGEFSTEFLKRFPEKKMAVVAVDPSSHISGGSFLGDRTRLSLPTREKRIYFRSQPSQLELGGVNPYTYHVIRLLRCFFDFVFVETVGIGQNEIEVSKLADLSFLVMVPLGGDQIQFMKSGIMEVPDAFILNKCDEEALAKASYHTLTHTLEFLRDLSPGGSVPPVFMTSVKTKRGISDLLEYIVSEKPGDKREEETLLQIRKWVKNEYGNFGTRILSEIRFPKNANYETCETLAETEIGKRFKDGSAIRTE, from the coding sequence GTGAAGTTTCGCCCGGAAGAACTCAAAGAACTGATCCGTGACGCCGCCGAGGGGGAAAAATTCCCCTTGGCGAAGCTGATCACGGAACTGGAAAAACCGAATTCATTCGAATTTCGTAAATTATTATTTGATACATTAGAAAAATCCGATTTTTCCGGAAATTCCTCCCTCACGGTAGGACTCACCGGTACTCCGGGAGCGGGAAAATCGTCTCTACTCGGGGAATTTTCCACCGAATTCCTGAAACGATTCCCGGAAAAGAAGATGGCGGTGGTTGCGGTCGATCCTTCGAGTCATATCAGCGGAGGTTCCTTTTTGGGAGACAGAACCAGACTTTCCCTGCCCACCCGGGAAAAAAGGATCTATTTTCGTTCCCAACCTAGCCAACTGGAGCTTGGTGGAGTCAATCCATACACGTATCATGTGATCCGTCTCTTACGTTGCTTTTTCGATTTCGTATTCGTGGAGACCGTCGGGATAGGACAGAACGAGATCGAAGTGTCCAAACTGGCCGATCTTTCTTTTTTGGTGATGGTTCCGTTGGGAGGCGATCAGATCCAATTCATGAAGAGTGGAATCATGGAAGTCCCGGATGCGTTCATTCTAAACAAATGCGACGAGGAAGCCTTGGCAAAGGCGAGCTATCATACTCTGACTCATACTCTGGAATTTTTGAGGGACCTCTCTCCCGGAGGTTCCGTTCCGCCGGTCTTTATGACCAGCGTCAAAACCAAGAGAGGAATCTCGGATCTTTTGGAATACATCGTGTCCGAAAAGCCGGGCGACAAGCGGGAAGAGGAAACTCTTTTGCAGATCCGAAAATGGGTCAAAAACGAGTACGGAAATTTCGGAACGAGAATCCTATCCGAAATCCGCTTTCCGAAAAACGCCAACTACGAAACCTGCGAAACGTTGGCCGAAACGGAAATCGGCAAAAGATTCAAAGACGGGTCCGCGATCCGTACGGAATAA
- a CDS encoding SpoIIE family protein phosphatase yields MSFRQKIFLILGASQLLLVLILAITFIQMIDRVKNEPQNKRALDRSLEFQKELRHREEVILLLLKEIDRNQKTRSLLENGMRNNRPLLLANMDYVKGIMTQYGLSIFELHDSKGIVFFRFHRPADFGDDKSSQKIVQEALQGKTASTLEMGHSGLGLRVTAPLHNGGLVMVGQVVDSKFLQGIVGSPDVHMAVFDKGKFVSASDETISKFLEGQKLDSLKVGSRLQHSGKYFYLTKIPYENQGLSKLDLKFVLMIDETELHESTRNLWIYCGIIALFVFGGILVASYLFSRDIIHAVKALNFAMKNPAEDESKIVDLERSDELGEMGEVFVNMKKDLLDHQLFLEKKVEEKTHELQETLTEVQALKEKQDGDYYLTSLLLRPLANLKYDGPATKIHAILKQKKTFTFRKRESDIGGDLVSISEINLYGIKYLVFMNSDAMGKSIQGAGGALVMGTVFKAILTRTQLSRRNQRKTPEKWLKDCYTELQNVFETFDGTMLVSALICLLDEETGALYSLNAEHPNMVLYRDAKATFLDPEMALRKLGFSENTTEPLVRVYKLEKGDVLFVGSDGKDDIILSDPSKGEPTMNEDEYLFLRFVELSKGNLEDLERLISAAGEISDDLSVMRIGYKETAVPVAPKTVSEEYNRLLQDGIKEYKKGNFETTKSLFQKAMVLDDTDPVLHKQLARICINAKEYEDGVKHCENYLARVPFDNEYIFYTSYALRKTKDYWRSLEFAEKLRSREPENIRNLKHLVALYRLTGSRTQFRNTISYLKAILARRNSERTDSGEPVLA; encoded by the coding sequence ATGAGTTTCAGACAAAAAATCTTCCTCATTCTCGGAGCCAGCCAACTTCTGCTGGTTCTCATCCTGGCCATCACCTTTATCCAAATGATCGATCGGGTAAAGAACGAACCTCAAAACAAAAGGGCCTTGGATAGATCCTTGGAATTCCAAAAGGAATTGAGGCACAGAGAGGAAGTGATCCTTCTCCTTTTGAAAGAAATAGATAGGAACCAAAAGACCCGTTCCTTGTTGGAAAACGGGATGAGAAACAACCGTCCTCTTCTCTTAGCGAATATGGATTACGTAAAGGGCATCATGACCCAATACGGACTTTCCATCTTCGAACTGCACGATTCGAAGGGGATCGTCTTTTTCAGATTCCATCGTCCCGCGGATTTCGGGGACGACAAGTCCTCTCAAAAAATCGTGCAGGAAGCCCTACAAGGAAAGACTGCTTCCACCTTGGAAATGGGTCATAGCGGCCTCGGACTCAGAGTGACCGCTCCCCTGCATAACGGAGGCCTGGTGATGGTCGGTCAGGTAGTGGACTCCAAATTCCTGCAAGGAATCGTAGGTTCTCCGGACGTTCACATGGCGGTATTCGATAAGGGGAAATTCGTCTCCGCTTCCGACGAAACCATCTCCAAATTTCTGGAAGGACAAAAGCTGGACTCTCTCAAAGTAGGTTCGAGACTCCAACACTCTGGAAAATATTTCTACCTTACCAAGATTCCGTACGAAAACCAGGGCCTCAGCAAACTGGATCTCAAATTCGTATTGATGATAGACGAGACGGAACTGCACGAATCCACGCGGAATCTCTGGATCTATTGCGGAATCATCGCCTTATTCGTGTTCGGTGGTATCCTAGTCGCCTCCTATCTGTTCTCCCGAGACATCATTCACGCAGTCAAGGCTTTGAATTTCGCGATGAAAAACCCGGCAGAGGACGAATCCAAGATCGTCGACCTGGAGCGCTCCGACGAATTGGGAGAGATGGGAGAAGTCTTCGTAAACATGAAGAAGGACCTTCTGGACCACCAACTTTTCCTGGAAAAGAAAGTGGAAGAAAAGACCCACGAACTACAGGAGACTCTGACGGAGGTGCAAGCGCTCAAGGAAAAACAGGACGGGGACTATTATCTGACTTCTCTACTTCTCCGGCCTTTGGCGAATCTAAAATACGACGGACCCGCCACCAAAATCCATGCGATTCTCAAGCAAAAGAAGACCTTCACGTTCCGGAAGAGGGAATCGGATATAGGTGGAGACTTGGTTTCCATCAGCGAGATCAACCTTTACGGAATCAAATATCTGGTATTCATGAACTCGGATGCGATGGGAAAATCGATCCAGGGCGCCGGAGGGGCGCTTGTGATGGGAACCGTATTCAAGGCGATTCTTACTCGGACCCAACTCTCCCGAAGGAACCAACGCAAAACTCCGGAAAAATGGCTCAAGGATTGTTATACGGAATTACAGAACGTATTCGAAACCTTCGACGGTACCATGCTCGTCTCTGCCCTGATCTGTCTTTTGGACGAGGAAACTGGGGCCCTTTATTCTTTGAACGCGGAACACCCGAATATGGTTTTATACCGGGACGCGAAGGCGACCTTCCTGGATCCGGAAATGGCGCTCCGAAAATTGGGCTTTTCGGAAAATACCACGGAACCGCTGGTGCGGGTATACAAACTGGAAAAAGGGGATGTGCTATTCGTAGGCTCCGACGGAAAGGACGACATTATTCTTTCCGATCCTTCCAAAGGAGAACCCACGATGAACGAGGACGAATATCTGTTTCTTCGCTTCGTAGAACTCTCCAAAGGAAACCTGGAAGACCTTGAGAGACTCATCTCTGCTGCGGGAGAAATTTCGGACGACTTAAGCGTGATGCGTATCGGCTACAAGGAAACCGCCGTACCTGTGGCCCCCAAAACGGTTTCGGAAGAGTACAATCGTCTATTACAGGACGGGATCAAGGAATACAAAAAAGGAAACTTCGAGACCACGAAATCTTTGTTCCAAAAAGCCATGGTCTTGGACGACACGGATCCGGTCCTGCACAAACAGTTGGCCCGCATCTGCATCAACGCTAAGGAATACGAAGACGGAGTGAAACACTGCGAGAATTATCTTGCGAGAGTACCCTTCGACAACGAGTACATTTTTTATACTTCCTACGCACTCAGAAAAACGAAGGACTATTGGAGATCCTTGGAGTTCGCGGAGAAGTTACGTTCCCGAGAGCCGGAAAACATCCGAAACCTAAAACATCTAGTCGCGCTTTACCGCTTGACGGGAAGCCGCACTCAATTCCGAAACACGATCTCCTATTTGAAGGCGATTCTGGCACGTAGAAATTCGGAAAGAACGGATAGCGGAGAGCCGGTGCTGGCTTAA
- a CDS encoding protein meaA, with product MEKKDHILYDKSGNPSKEPAWIFRTYAGHTNAKESNELFRKNLSKGQTGLSIAFDLPTQCGYSSDHSIARPEIGKVGVPINTLEDFRILFDQIPIEEMNTSMTINGTSMWLLSLYVALAEERGEDVSKLQGTTQNDIIKEYLARGTYIFPPEHSIRVIVDMYEYCLKKIPKWNPSNICSYHLQEAGATPVQELAFALATAMAILDAIKERNCFTHEEFEQCVGRISFFVNAGIRFIEEMCKMRSFTEMWDEITAKQYDVKSEKFRRFRYGVQVNSLGLTEEQPENNAWRILIEALGVTLSKDARCRALQLPAWNEALSLPRPWDQQWSLRLQQVLAYETDLLEYPDLFEGSKVVESKVKELIENANKEIQKIKEMGGAIRAIDNGYMKSQLVKSQAERLAKINNNELVIVGKNKWKEGIPSPLTNDPDGGIFKVDPKSAEQTLKVLAEVKAKRDPKRAAESLARLEEDAKNGKNLMYASIECAKALVSTGEWADVLRKVFGEYRPATGVEGQKLNLETEKVAIVRSKVEKFLKDTGARPKIVVGKPGLDGHSNGAEMIAVSAKHAGFDVIYSGIRLTPEDIVQSAVEENANVIGVSILSGSHIELAEQIFQELKHYKAEIPVVFGGIIPASDFETLKKIGVKAIFTPKDYDLMDVMEKIIDILSKAPVAA from the coding sequence ATGGAAAAAAAAGATCACATCCTTTACGACAAAAGCGGGAACCCTAGCAAAGAACCTGCTTGGATTTTCCGCACCTACGCAGGGCATACGAACGCAAAGGAATCCAACGAATTATTCCGAAAGAACCTCTCCAAAGGCCAGACCGGTCTTTCCATCGCTTTCGACCTCCCCACCCAATGCGGCTACAGCTCCGACCATTCCATCGCGAGGCCGGAAATCGGGAAAGTAGGAGTTCCGATCAACACTTTGGAGGACTTCCGCATCCTCTTCGATCAGATCCCGATCGAAGAGATGAACACTTCCATGACGATCAACGGGACTTCCATGTGGCTCCTCTCCCTGTATGTGGCTTTGGCGGAAGAAAGGGGAGAAGATGTTTCCAAACTTCAGGGAACGACACAAAACGACATAATCAAAGAATACCTGGCTCGGGGAACCTATATTTTTCCGCCTGAACATTCCATCCGGGTCATTGTGGATATGTACGAGTACTGTCTCAAAAAGATTCCGAAATGGAACCCTTCCAATATCTGTTCCTACCACCTCCAAGAAGCGGGCGCCACTCCGGTGCAAGAGTTGGCCTTTGCTTTAGCCACTGCCATGGCCATCCTGGATGCGATCAAAGAAAGAAATTGTTTTACCCACGAAGAATTCGAGCAATGCGTCGGTAGGATCTCTTTTTTCGTCAACGCAGGAATCCGTTTCATCGAAGAGATGTGCAAAATGCGTTCTTTTACGGAGATGTGGGACGAGATCACCGCCAAACAGTATGATGTGAAGAGTGAAAAATTCCGCCGCTTCCGTTACGGAGTGCAGGTCAATTCCCTGGGATTGACGGAGGAACAACCCGAAAATAACGCCTGGAGAATCCTGATCGAGGCGCTGGGAGTCACATTGAGCAAGGATGCACGTTGTCGCGCATTGCAGCTTCCCGCATGGAACGAGGCTCTCTCCCTTCCCCGCCCTTGGGACCAACAATGGTCCTTGCGCCTGCAGCAGGTTCTTGCGTACGAAACCGATCTGCTGGAATATCCCGACCTGTTCGAAGGTTCCAAGGTAGTGGAGAGCAAAGTCAAAGAGCTCATAGAAAACGCGAACAAGGAAATCCAAAAAATCAAGGAAATGGGCGGAGCGATCCGTGCCATCGACAACGGTTACATGAAATCCCAATTGGTCAAATCGCAGGCGGAGAGATTAGCCAAGATCAACAATAACGAACTCGTGATCGTAGGAAAGAACAAATGGAAGGAAGGAATCCCCTCCCCTCTCACCAACGATCCCGATGGAGGAATCTTCAAAGTGGATCCGAAATCCGCGGAGCAAACCCTGAAAGTCTTGGCGGAAGTGAAAGCGAAGCGGGATCCGAAACGCGCTGCAGAATCCTTGGCGAGACTGGAAGAAGACGCAAAGAACGGCAAGAACCTGATGTATGCCTCCATCGAATGTGCTAAGGCCCTCGTTTCCACCGGAGAATGGGCCGACGTTCTTAGAAAGGTTTTCGGAGAATACAGACCTGCCACCGGAGTGGAAGGCCAAAAACTGAATTTGGAAACGGAGAAGGTCGCGATCGTTCGTTCCAAAGTGGAGAAATTCCTAAAGGATACGGGAGCTCGTCCGAAAATCGTGGTCGGAAAACCCGGTTTAGACGGACACTCGAACGGAGCGGAGATGATCGCCGTCTCGGCCAAACACGCCGGATTCGACGTCATTTATTCCGGAATCCGTCTGACTCCCGAAGATATCGTCCAATCAGCGGTGGAAGAAAATGCGAACGTCATCGGAGTGTCCATTCTTTCCGGCTCCCATATCGAACTCGCGGAACAGATCTTCCAGGAATTAAAACACTATAAAGCCGAGATTCCGGTCGTATTCGGAGGAATCATTCCCGCCTCCGATTTCGAAACCCTAAAAAAAATCGGAGTAAAAGCCATCTTCACTCCCAAAGATTACGATCTGATGGACGTTATGGAAAAGATCATCGACATTCTTTCCAAGGCTCCGGTCGCCGCCTGA
- a CDS encoding NAD(+)/NADH kinase gives MPSEKLQNLQSVLVVIKRTKYELDVETYGSLEEYERIAALQNNSFRRVYESHLRQLESRKRIQEIFPNATLIFREGLEELDIASFDLIIALGGDNHFTYVAHHAVENLVLGCNSDPATSVGALLSFHVEDIEASLRSGWTDAKIEKWPLINVRIEYPDGRTVKTFQGVSEISIRNNSPDLTSRFLISHQGKAEEQKCSGLLVYTGAGSTGWVMSCENRDVSFDKQKPYFKVYCRELRKKENVKYKLDHFTVKESFRLISEMWGGISIDSLAERIYDFPPGARADFSVSPKRLQVVVKNNG, from the coding sequence ATGCCGTCGGAAAAGCTACAGAACCTGCAATCCGTTCTGGTGGTCATAAAACGTACCAAGTACGAATTGGATGTGGAGACGTACGGATCTCTGGAGGAATACGAAAGGATCGCCGCTCTACAAAACAATTCCTTCCGCCGGGTGTACGAGTCCCACCTTCGGCAATTGGAAAGTAGGAAGAGGATCCAGGAAATCTTTCCGAACGCAACCCTCATTTTTCGGGAAGGACTGGAGGAATTGGACATCGCTTCCTTCGACCTGATCATCGCCTTAGGAGGGGACAATCATTTTACATATGTGGCACACCACGCAGTGGAGAATCTGGTACTCGGCTGCAATTCCGACCCTGCGACTTCCGTCGGGGCTCTCCTCTCCTTTCATGTAGAAGATATAGAGGCTTCCTTAAGGAGCGGCTGGACCGACGCCAAAATCGAAAAATGGCCCCTGATCAACGTTAGGATCGAATACCCGGACGGGAGAACGGTAAAAACCTTCCAAGGAGTAAGCGAGATCTCCATCCGGAACAATAGCCCGGATCTAACGAGTCGCTTTCTGATTTCCCACCAGGGGAAAGCGGAGGAACAGAAATGTTCCGGATTACTCGTATATACCGGAGCAGGTTCCACGGGTTGGGTTATGTCTTGCGAAAACAGAGACGTAAGTTTTGACAAGCAAAAGCCCTATTTCAAAGTGTATTGTAGGGAACTTCGTAAAAAAGAAAACGTAAAATATAAATTGGATCATTTTACCGTAAAAGAATCGTTTCGTCTAATATCCGAAATGTGGGGAGGAATTTCGATCGATTCCTTGGCGGAAAGAATCTACGATTTTCCTCCCGGAGCTAGGGCCGATTTTTCCGTTTCCCCCAAACGATTGCAAGTGGTAGTAAAAAACAATGGATAG
- a CDS encoding class I SAM-dependent methyltransferase, with translation MIPGKRKKTESDYLAYGANGQPFETSYWKEIYGSGVDVDASFNAREHAKYIKSLMDLMQIPVHSLADFGFGKAILLKETVKALEPGRIFAIDPSEEMIDSIAGQKWIRGYNLSFLHSTIQDLDPKYFIGAPFDLGICNSVVQYIDKRELKGVFRKLHSIVRYLYFTVPTKNDYERMKKEIFFTDPFAHARSKNTYEKLVRPYFRRVAFNLLESRIVENSQFSDEFFTDP, from the coding sequence ATGATTCCCGGTAAAAGGAAAAAAACGGAGAGCGATTATCTAGCGTACGGAGCGAACGGTCAACCGTTCGAAACCTCGTATTGGAAGGAGATATACGGCAGCGGTGTAGACGTAGATGCGTCGTTTAATGCCAGAGAACATGCGAAATACATTAAGTCCTTGATGGACTTGATGCAGATACCGGTGCACAGTCTCGCGGACTTCGGGTTCGGCAAGGCTATCCTTCTCAAAGAGACCGTAAAGGCTTTGGAGCCCGGAAGGATCTTTGCGATCGACCCTTCGGAAGAGATGATAGATTCGATCGCGGGGCAAAAATGGATCCGAGGATATAATCTTTCCTTTCTTCATAGCACGATTCAGGACTTGGATCCGAAATATTTCATCGGCGCTCCTTTCGATCTCGGAATCTGCAACTCCGTGGTCCAGTACATAGACAAGCGAGAATTAAAGGGGGTCTTCCGAAAGCTGCACTCCATCGTGCGGTATCTATATTTTACGGTTCCGACCAAGAACGACTACGAAAGGATGAAGAAGGAGATCTTTTTCACGGATCCGTTCGCGCACGCCCGCAGCAAGAATACCTACGAAAAACTTGTTCGACCGTATTTCCGAAGGGTGGCCTTCAATCTGCTGGAGAGTAGGATCGTGGAAAATTCCCAATTCAGCGACGAGTTCTTTACGGATCCGTAA
- a CDS encoding sensor histidine kinase, translating into MRSDSFEGSAAGISSTVSRKSILYVDSDEEFRKNFASRFSPGSYEVFVTSSISETLERALLELPSAIVVDPNFPDLEGIKLLRALRKISPGSIFILHSRLNEMDPSLRSLDWIHASFEKSNQTSLLVGAVCRAIEEKNVSLNDFHRKALQEENLISEISWLQWKENNRNSEQLSIGKNILDNLTHSISQGLGIGSLITRLDMVEAVAKKSEGQYEIPVELMDSILENKNILRDWTEKLEKFRSLFDLNVTKERTHFDLVQSSILDSMAELGEIARIKNQKIIYEERLFNSYVFSSPAFLKFACKELLVNAMKFSPGGSKIPILFYSTNKYVCLTILNDIEFAYNGICGIPEEYYFKVFEPFFRLNHVYDERFNAHDFGFGIGLNLAQNLARQSDCKVSVYELTDYTEDVPTRKIAAEIQFPLC; encoded by the coding sequence ATGAGATCAGATTCATTCGAAGGTTCTGCGGCAGGAATTTCGTCGACGGTATCTAGAAAATCGATACTATACGTGGACAGCGACGAGGAGTTCAGAAAAAATTTCGCCTCCCGTTTTTCTCCGGGAAGTTACGAAGTTTTCGTTACTTCCAGCATTTCCGAGACTTTGGAAAGAGCGCTTTTGGAACTTCCGAGTGCGATCGTAGTGGATCCGAATTTTCCGGATCTGGAAGGGATTAAGTTGCTTCGGGCTTTGAGAAAGATTTCACCCGGAAGTATCTTCATTCTTCACTCCCGGTTAAACGAAATGGATCCGAGTTTGCGCAGCTTGGATTGGATCCATGCAAGTTTCGAGAAATCGAACCAAACTTCCTTGCTCGTCGGGGCCGTGTGCCGGGCGATAGAGGAAAAAAACGTCAGTTTGAACGATTTTCACAGGAAGGCTCTCCAGGAGGAAAATCTAATCTCGGAGATATCCTGGCTACAGTGGAAGGAAAACAATAGGAACTCGGAGCAGCTCAGCATCGGGAAAAACATTCTGGATAATCTTACCCACAGTATTTCCCAGGGATTGGGTATCGGTTCGTTGATTACCCGCTTGGATATGGTGGAAGCCGTAGCGAAAAAAAGCGAAGGCCAGTATGAAATACCCGTCGAGCTCATGGATTCCATTCTGGAAAATAAGAATATATTGAGAGACTGGACGGAAAAGCTGGAAAAATTCCGTAGCCTGTTCGATCTTAACGTGACTAAGGAACGCACTCATTTCGATCTCGTCCAGTCTTCCATTCTGGACTCCATGGCGGAGCTGGGAGAAATCGCAAGAATCAAAAATCAGAAGATCATCTACGAAGAACGATTGTTCAATAGTTATGTCTTTTCAAGTCCTGCATTCCTCAAATTCGCCTGCAAAGAATTGCTGGTAAACGCGATGAAGTTTTCCCCGGGCGGATCCAAGATCCCCATTTTGTTCTATTCCACCAATAAATACGTTTGCCTTACGATTTTGAATGATATCGAGTTCGCCTACAACGGAATCTGTGGCATTCCGGAAGAGTACTATTTTAAGGTTTTTGAACCTTTTTTCCGTCTGAACCACGTTTATGACGAACGATTCAATGCGCACGATTTCGGGTTCGGCATCGGTTTGAATCTCGCTCAAAATCTGGCAAGACAATCGGATTGCAAAGTCTCCGTCTATGAATTGACGGACTACACGGAAGATGTTCCGACTCGCAAAATTGCTGCTGAGATTCAATTCCCACTTTGCTGA
- a CDS encoding acyl-CoA desaturase — protein sequence MAIILSFFLGHWFLAAFAQSFYLHRYSAHQMFKLNRFWEKFFYFFTFFVQGSSYLNPRAYAILHRQHHAYSDTIKDPHSPVASKGFLDMMWTTAVVYEDILNRKTEVEKDFRGNYPEMPFFDRFADSWFVRLFFGTGYTLFYMAFVPGDALWLYALLPFHYLMGPVHGAVVNWCGHMYGYRNHPKNPDNSKNTLPVDFLILGELYQNNHHAHPNSPNFAFRWFEIDLTYQVMKVLHFLRIIRIQRAVWTEKGRKELPGTPRSPLADVA from the coding sequence ATGGCGATCATTCTTAGCTTTTTCTTAGGACATTGGTTCTTGGCGGCCTTTGCACAATCTTTTTACCTGCATAGATATTCCGCCCACCAAATGTTCAAACTGAACCGTTTCTGGGAAAAGTTCTTTTATTTCTTCACTTTCTTTGTCCAAGGATCTTCCTATCTCAATCCCCGGGCTTACGCAATCCTTCATCGCCAACACCACGCTTACAGCGATACGATCAAAGACCCTCACTCCCCCGTCGCATCCAAGGGATTTTTGGATATGATGTGGACCACTGCAGTCGTTTACGAAGATATCCTGAATCGCAAGACCGAAGTGGAAAAAGATTTCAGGGGAAACTATCCCGAAATGCCGTTCTTCGACAGGTTCGCAGACTCTTGGTTCGTCCGTCTCTTTTTCGGAACCGGGTATACCCTCTTTTACATGGCCTTCGTTCCCGGAGACGCTCTTTGGCTGTATGCGCTTCTTCCCTTTCATTACCTAATGGGACCCGTCCACGGAGCCGTCGTAAACTGGTGCGGACACATGTACGGGTATCGCAACCATCCCAAGAATCCGGACAATTCCAAAAACACCTTGCCTGTGGATTTCCTGATCTTGGGCGAACTGTATCAGAACAACCACCACGCTCATCCGAATTCCCCGAACTTCGCGTTCCGTTGGTTCGAAATCGACCTGACCTACCAAGTGATGAAGGTCCTGCATTTTCTTAGGATTATCCGGATCCAGAGGGCAGTCTGGACGGAAAAAGGGAGAAAGGAACTTCCCGGTACCCCCCGCTCTCCTCTCGCGGACGTAGCATAA
- a CDS encoding STAS domain-containing protein, with amino-acid sequence MDSLTVLEQEAGSNIKVYLVSGRLDESTFPLFKEQVLDVSHANSTVLNLSDLKYISSSGIRAIFELKNRLTQEGKRLVLTEAGEKVIQIFNLLGLWKPFAHFEKEEDAIAACLK; translated from the coding sequence ATGGATAGTTTAACCGTCCTAGAGCAAGAAGCAGGGAGCAATATCAAAGTCTATCTGGTATCCGGAAGACTGGACGAATCCACTTTCCCTCTTTTTAAAGAGCAGGTCTTGGATGTCTCTCATGCGAACAGTACCGTGTTGAATCTTTCCGATCTGAAATATATCTCCAGTTCCGGTATCCGTGCCATCTTCGAACTAAAGAACCGTCTTACCCAGGAGGGGAAACGTCTAGTCCTCACGGAGGCGGGAGAAAAAGTGATCCAAATTTTCAATCTGTTAGGGCTGTGGAAACCGTTTGCCCATTTTGAAAAGGAGGAGGACGCGATCGCGGCCTGCTTGAAATGA